One segment of Anatilimnocola aggregata DNA contains the following:
- a CDS encoding sialate O-acetylesterase — MSSIRILILSIFGLAIGLSTAAAAEKKVRLFILSGQSNMVGLDPKVSFTPAVEKEFAGDDVIVVKNAASGQPIRRWYKKWALPAGAAEGSSKPKNGDLYERMMETVTSALGGKKPDTVTFVWMQGERDAKAGWQAVYYEALTGTVDQLRTDLKHKDIAVVVGRLSDNLKNDQGWNAVRAAQEKVAADEPFGAWVDTDDLNGTHDGLHYNKQGYAELGRRFAARAIELNRKQEAKK; from the coding sequence ATGTCTTCGATTCGAATTCTAATACTGTCGATTTTTGGTCTGGCGATTGGTCTATCGACTGCGGCGGCTGCCGAAAAGAAGGTGCGGCTGTTCATTCTTTCGGGGCAATCGAACATGGTGGGACTCGATCCAAAAGTGTCCTTTACCCCCGCTGTGGAGAAGGAATTTGCCGGCGACGACGTGATCGTTGTGAAGAACGCCGCTAGCGGCCAGCCGATTCGTCGTTGGTACAAAAAGTGGGCGTTACCAGCCGGGGCAGCTGAAGGGAGTTCTAAGCCGAAGAACGGCGACCTTTACGAAAGAATGATGGAGACTGTGACCTCAGCGCTCGGTGGCAAGAAGCCCGACACGGTGACGTTTGTCTGGATGCAAGGCGAGCGAGATGCCAAGGCGGGTTGGCAGGCGGTCTACTATGAGGCACTAACCGGAACAGTCGACCAATTGCGGACTGATTTGAAACACAAGGATATCGCCGTGGTAGTGGGCAGACTCAGCGACAATCTAAAAAATGATCAGGGCTGGAATGCGGTGCGGGCCGCGCAAGAAAAGGTTGCTGCCGATGAGCCTTTCGGCGCGTGGGTCGATACCGACGACCTGAATGGCACGCACGATGGCCTGCACTACAACAAGCAAGGATATGCCGAACTCGGTCGCCGCTTTGCTGCCCGCGCGATTGAGCTCAATCGCAAGCAGGAAGCGAAGAAGTAA
- a CDS encoding YceH family protein, producing MSEQQAGGEEAKRLWQPLNSRQRRVFGVLVEKAKTTPDAYPMTLNGIVTGCNQKSNREPLMTLSAEEVEQILDELRGMSAVTEVQGSGRVAKYRHHAYEWLGVDKFEISVMTELLLRGEQTLGDLRARASRMEPIADQGSLKLIVDGLLKKKLMVELTPPGRGQIVSHNLYKEREIGELRTQYAGHVGDRGPDEDRPAAYSPPSAPAPVAPRTSAPAVPAPRGVTADEFAELRVEVAEMQAEISRLRSDLRQLEAKWS from the coding sequence ATGAGCGAGCAGCAGGCGGGTGGCGAAGAAGCAAAGCGACTGTGGCAACCTTTGAATTCGCGCCAGCGGCGCGTGTTCGGCGTCCTCGTCGAGAAGGCGAAGACAACTCCCGACGCCTACCCCATGACGCTTAACGGCATCGTTACCGGTTGCAATCAGAAGAGCAACCGCGAGCCGCTGATGACCCTCTCTGCCGAGGAAGTCGAGCAGATTCTCGACGAACTGCGGGGCATGTCGGCCGTGACCGAGGTGCAAGGAAGTGGCCGGGTGGCCAAGTATCGGCATCATGCCTACGAATGGCTCGGCGTCGATAAGTTTGAAATCAGCGTGATGACCGAGCTCCTGCTGCGTGGCGAACAGACTCTCGGCGATTTGCGCGCTCGCGCCTCGCGTATGGAACCCATTGCCGATCAGGGGTCGTTAAAGCTGATCGTCGATGGCCTGCTCAAAAAGAAGCTGATGGTGGAACTGACGCCTCCCGGCCGCGGGCAGATTGTCTCGCACAATCTTTACAAAGAGCGCGAGATTGGCGAACTACGCACGCAGTACGCAGGGCATGTTGGCGATCGTGGGCCCGACGAAGATCGTCCCGCAGCATATTCGCCGCCGAGCGCGCCCGCCCCAGTTGCACCGCGAACATCCGCTCCTGCGGTGCCAGCCCCGCGCGGCGTGACAGCCGACGAGTTTGCGGAGCTGCGCGTGGAAGTTGCCGAGATGCAGGCGGAGATATCTCGCCTGCGGTCCGATTTGCGTCAGCTGGAAGCCAAGTGGTCCTAG
- a CDS encoding alpha/beta hydrolase, giving the protein MNSASAGLRFSILLLISLSAVLGCRKPPTIIVKKRRPSVYYDTRYEETLKTTDRPLLHGAWGPFVEVLDEPVAVIRARDKATTWEVFFATNRGLLAETATGTQQRFGNQLLAEPYFGRAEIMIPFRRRGEDPQREQSQGTQQPPTTSATSDPFQHVRFDEVRTLDWQQLAEGVNRQINQSRQKDLLLFVHGFNVDFESALIRTAQVALDLPFNGAVVSYCWPSQGGLGNYETDEQINLASVQPFTTFLYQLLSKIPEGTRVNVVVHSMGSRLVMQAVGRLPQLARKPLANLVFCAPDVGCSDFVKWAPGVVAQAEQVTLYASTGDAALVISKSLHREQRAGDSHPPLVVPGITTIDVSAVDFNFLGHSYYGSNVDVLADLFRLVKERRGPETCAYLTRHERYGQAYWYFSDYGDVLNWAWNFDETIAR; this is encoded by the coding sequence ATGAACTCAGCAAGTGCCGGCTTACGTTTTTCTATCCTGCTGCTCATTTCCCTTTCAGCGGTCCTTGGCTGCCGCAAGCCGCCGACCATCATCGTAAAAAAACGCCGGCCATCGGTCTATTACGACACCCGCTACGAAGAGACATTGAAGACAACCGACCGACCGCTGTTGCACGGCGCCTGGGGTCCATTCGTGGAAGTGCTGGACGAGCCTGTGGCTGTCATTCGGGCGCGCGACAAAGCGACGACCTGGGAAGTGTTCTTTGCTACAAATCGCGGCTTACTGGCCGAAACCGCTACTGGCACTCAGCAGCGGTTTGGCAATCAGCTGTTGGCAGAGCCATATTTCGGTCGTGCTGAAATCATGATTCCCTTTCGCCGCCGCGGTGAAGATCCGCAGCGAGAACAATCGCAAGGAACCCAACAGCCGCCGACAACCAGCGCTACAAGCGATCCATTCCAACACGTAAGGTTTGATGAAGTTCGCACGCTCGATTGGCAGCAATTGGCGGAGGGGGTAAATCGGCAAATCAATCAGTCACGACAGAAAGACCTGCTCCTGTTCGTTCATGGCTTCAACGTCGATTTTGAATCCGCCCTCATTCGCACGGCTCAAGTCGCGCTCGATCTGCCATTTAATGGTGCAGTCGTCAGTTACTGTTGGCCATCGCAAGGGGGATTGGGCAACTATGAAACCGATGAGCAGATAAACCTTGCTTCGGTCCAGCCCTTTACAACGTTTCTCTACCAGTTGTTGAGTAAGATTCCAGAGGGCACTCGCGTCAACGTTGTCGTCCACAGCATGGGAAGTCGCCTCGTCATGCAAGCAGTGGGGCGTTTGCCCCAACTCGCACGCAAACCACTGGCCAACTTGGTGTTCTGCGCTCCCGATGTGGGCTGCAGCGATTTTGTGAAGTGGGCCCCTGGTGTGGTCGCCCAAGCCGAGCAGGTCACACTCTATGCAAGCACTGGCGACGCGGCTCTAGTCATTTCAAAATCACTTCATCGCGAGCAGCGCGCGGGTGATTCCCATCCACCTCTCGTGGTGCCGGGCATCACCACGATCGACGTTTCCGCCGTTGACTTTAATTTTCTTGGCCACAGCTATTATGGCAGCAATGTCGATGTACTTGCCGACCTGTTTCGCCTCGTCAAAGAGAGGCGCGGCCCCGAGACCTGTGCTTATTTGACGCGTCACGAGCGTTATGGCCAAGCCTATTGGTACTTCAGCGATTACGGCGATGTGCTGAACTGGGCTTGGAATTTTGACGAAACCATTGCGCGTTGA
- the asnS gene encoding asparagine--tRNA ligase has product MERLSVRQARQKEAIGQQAFVQGWIRTRRDSKGGFSFLEVNDGSSFGNLQVIAEAALPNYETEVKHLGAGCSVSIEGEVKASGGKQATEVLASKVTVHGWADPETYPLQKKQHSLEKLREWAHLRPRTNTFGAVTRVRNCVCRSIHNFYQEEGFLYIHSPIITASDCEGAGAMFRVTTLDLEKLPLKDGKVDATQDFFGRPSYLTVSGQLEAEIFACALGKVYTFGPTFRAENSNTSRHLAEFWMVEPEVAFNDLNDNMSLAERFLKRLFRDALSQCDEDMKFFHEHYDKEIISTLEQIVTKEFIRCPYTEAVSILEQCGEKFEYPVSWGIDLQSEHERYLTEKHFKSPVILFDYPRSLKPFYMRVNDDGRTVRAMDVLVPKVGEIIGGSQREERLDVLTQRMAEQHLRAEDYWWYCDLRRYGTVPHAGFGLGLERAVQFITGMQNIRDVIPFPRTPGSADF; this is encoded by the coding sequence ATGGAACGACTCAGCGTGCGACAGGCACGGCAGAAGGAAGCGATTGGCCAGCAGGCGTTCGTGCAAGGCTGGATACGCACGCGCCGCGACTCCAAGGGGGGATTCTCGTTCCTCGAAGTCAACGACGGCTCGTCCTTTGGCAACTTACAGGTGATCGCCGAGGCTGCACTTCCGAACTACGAAACCGAAGTCAAACACCTGGGTGCCGGCTGTAGTGTGAGTATTGAAGGGGAAGTAAAGGCCTCTGGCGGCAAACAGGCGACCGAAGTTCTGGCCAGCAAGGTGACCGTGCATGGCTGGGCCGATCCCGAAACGTATCCGCTGCAGAAGAAGCAGCACTCGCTCGAAAAACTGCGCGAGTGGGCGCACCTGCGACCGCGCACCAACACTTTCGGAGCTGTGACTCGCGTCCGCAATTGCGTCTGTCGCAGTATTCACAACTTCTATCAGGAAGAAGGCTTCCTTTACATTCATTCCCCGATCATTACGGCGAGCGATTGCGAAGGAGCCGGCGCGATGTTTCGCGTCACGACCCTCGACTTGGAAAAACTGCCACTCAAGGACGGCAAGGTCGATGCCACGCAGGACTTCTTTGGCCGGCCCTCGTACCTGACCGTCAGCGGTCAATTGGAGGCTGAGATCTTCGCCTGTGCGCTGGGGAAGGTATATACCTTTGGACCAACGTTTCGCGCCGAGAACAGCAATACGTCCCGGCACCTGGCAGAGTTTTGGATGGTCGAGCCGGAAGTGGCCTTCAACGACTTGAACGACAACATGTCGCTGGCCGAGCGCTTTCTCAAGCGGTTGTTTCGCGATGCCCTCTCGCAGTGCGACGAGGACATGAAGTTCTTTCACGAACACTACGACAAAGAAATTATCTCGACACTCGAACAGATCGTCACCAAAGAATTCATTCGCTGCCCCTACACCGAAGCAGTCAGCATCTTGGAACAATGTGGCGAAAAGTTCGAATACCCTGTTAGCTGGGGAATCGACCTGCAAAGCGAACACGAGCGCTACCTGACCGAGAAGCACTTTAAGAGCCCGGTTATTTTGTTCGACTATCCGCGCTCGCTGAAGCCGTTTTATATGCGCGTGAACGACGACGGTCGTACGGTTCGCGCGATGGACGTTCTCGTCCCCAAAGTCGGCGAAATCATTGGCGGTAGCCAGCGAGAAGAGCGGCTCGATGTCCTCACTCAGCGGATGGCCGAGCAACATCTGCGGGCAGAAGATTATTGGTGGTACTGCGACCTGCGGCGTTACGGCACCGTGCCTCACGCCGGCTTCGGCCTTGGCTTGGAGCGAGCTGTGCAATTTATCACCGGCATGCAGAACATCCGCGATGTTATTCCCTTCCCGCGCACGCCTGGAAGTGCCGATTTTTAG
- a CDS encoding rhodanese-like domain-containing protein translates to MLTWKTVSYSFIAATLFVVQSQAQDKPTHTKDTLNDVKENVKSGKAVIVDVREPAEWEAGHVAGAIHLPKSQLDDKAKLADLIKKLDKNKIIYTHCKGGGRALTCGELLKKEGYDVRPLKPGYQQLIDSGLEKAK, encoded by the coding sequence ATGTTGACTTGGAAAACCGTTAGCTATTCGTTCATCGCTGCCACCCTGTTCGTTGTACAGTCTCAGGCGCAGGACAAACCCACGCATACCAAAGACACCTTGAATGATGTGAAGGAAAACGTGAAGTCGGGCAAGGCGGTGATTGTCGACGTGCGGGAACCGGCCGAATGGGAAGCGGGGCACGTCGCCGGAGCCATTCATTTGCCCAAGAGTCAATTGGATGACAAAGCCAAACTGGCAGATCTCATTAAAAAGCTCGACAAGAACAAAATCATCTACACGCACTGCAAGGGTGGCGGCCGCGCGCTGACCTGCGGTGAATTGCTGAAGAAGGAAGGCTACGATGTACGCCCGCTGAAACCTGGTTATCAACAATTGATCGATAGCGGCCTCGAGAAGGCGAAGTAG
- a CDS encoding alpha-2-macroglobulin family protein yields MNSKQWFRFSLAGLAILGLVVSGALSQAPDLGQLRAKSQKLMNDGNFREAYNGFQQLALDAKNDPKLVAGDLDRAVQCLNNLGRTKEFDELVEASIKVHKANWRLLQGAATQYTNAQHQGFLIAGNYERGHRRGGGKVVNSVDRDRTRALQLMQDALPLVVKDDNKGEVAQFFLNLSEQMLSNRGIHEAWRLQYLTDLSKLPDLDDGYFRFRDSTGAPVDAAGNPIYHTTSATWEAAETDGQRWRWAQEQAIENSPALRMQVWTQFASFLQQQFGVQTMQRGGFGRNFGGPTRDDDTTKDESGTFALHTLKETETIAKLASGIKRFTLPDEFNHIKLYQKIAAEDKVTFGEQALNQLAQIFENRRQYPTAAKYWQESITRHRDTNDWKKNRLEQIVSNWGTFEAVSTQPAGKGATVDFRFRNGKKVKFDAREIKIDLLLADLKEYLKSDPGNRVDWNRINIGNIGWRIVQQNEQKFLDEAVAAWELDVDPRPDHFDRRVTVTTPLQKPGAYLLTGTMVDGNVSKIILWVADTAIVHKTLEGKQLYFVGDAVNGAPIAEANVEFFGWQQRHLGGNRFQVTTTNFAEKTGPDGLLTPDPKDLKQEFQWLVMARGDKGRMAFFGFQGVWNAAIHDQEYNQVKVFSITDRPVYRPKQKVNFKLWFRTAKYDQPDNSEFAKRSFPIAIFNPKNEKILSKTIETDDFGGLSGEYELPEDAQLGQYRIQLDAGHGLRFQAMGGNHFRVEEYKKPEFEVKVAAPTEPVMLGEKITAKINANYYFGAPVAKGKIKYKVMRSSHSANWFPVASWDWCFGSGYWWFGYDYPWYRGFDEWAGCRRPLPPWIWRGPQHPPEIVAEVEREISPDGSLDVEIDTAIAKELHGDTDHEYTISVEVRDESRRTITGEGKVLVARKPFKVFTWVNRGFYRVGDTVEANFKAQTLDNKPVEGTGVLTLYKITYDDKRQPIETAVRRWELNTNAEGVAQQQMKASAKGQYRLSYELVDSKKHKIEGGYIFTIVGDGNDGTDFRFNNLELIQDKKEYAPGDQLKLQVNTDRTDSTVLLFIRPTNGVYLPPKVLRLKGKSVIQEIEIVKRDMPNFFVEALTIADGNVYVESKEVIVPPEKRILNVEVLPSALTYKPGQKAKVKIKLTDLNGENYSGSTVVSVYDKSVEYVSGGSNVPDIKEFFWKWRRHHNPQTQESLARSSHNMTLPNKPGMSFLGVFGASVADEMGEADHLAANLGDAKGDGGGFGGGELKFARGMAMDGANREASAMPMAAAAPGGDMLADRAGGELRKSMNGVEKQQAGQADKPSAGGGGPLVEPSVRTKFADTAYWNAAISTAKDGTAEIDIDMPENLTGWKIRVWGMGHGTRVGSGDAEVTTRKDLLVRLQAPRFFVQKDEVVLTANVHNYLPKEKEVTVTLEVPGNVLEPISDKTVKIMIPAGGEQRVDWRCKVTSEGEAVVRMKALTDEESDAMEMKLPSYVHGMLKTESWASTIRPDQAVGKVNITVPTERRVEQSVLEIRYSPSLALAMVDALPYLAEYPYDSTDQTLNRFLPSVITQKTLLGLNLDLKAIGEKRTNLNAQEIGNDRERAKQWQRFDRNPVFDEAELTRMVKEGVKALTDQQISDGGWGWFSGSGERSFPHTTATVVRGLQIAKANDVALVPGTLERGIDWLRRYQAQQLELLKNFEQKKEKVPTKQFADAMDAFAYMVLNDAGSDNVEMRDRIYRDRIQIPVYGKAMFGLALDKVGDREKLDMIMQNIDQFLVQDTENETAFLRLPASNHWWSWHGSEIEANAYYLKLLAKTEPKGEKAPRLVKYLLNNRKHATYWQNTRDTALCVEAFADFIRASGEMEPELTVEVWMDGEMKKAVEITKENLFTYDNKFVLSGADVKDGKHEVELRRRGKGPIYFNAYLTNFTLEDHIEKAGLEVNVNRKYYKLNPVDKKINVAGSRGQPVSQKVEKYEREELKELATLKSGDLVEIELEIDSKNDYEYLMFEDMKASGFEPVDLRSGYNSNSLGAYMELRDNRVAFFVRALARGKHSVSYRMRAEIPGKFSALPTRASAVYAPELKGNSDEIKLQIVD; encoded by the coding sequence ATGAATAGTAAGCAGTGGTTCCGTTTTTCACTGGCCGGCCTGGCCATTCTGGGGCTCGTAGTTTCGGGAGCCTTATCCCAGGCTCCCGATTTGGGCCAACTACGAGCCAAGTCGCAAAAGTTGATGAACGACGGCAACTTTCGTGAAGCTTACAACGGCTTTCAGCAGTTGGCTCTCGATGCCAAGAACGACCCCAAGCTGGTCGCCGGCGACCTGGACCGGGCCGTGCAATGCTTGAACAACCTCGGCCGCACAAAGGAGTTCGACGAACTGGTCGAAGCTTCGATCAAAGTCCACAAAGCAAACTGGCGTTTGCTGCAAGGGGCAGCCACGCAATACACCAACGCCCAGCATCAAGGATTTTTGATTGCCGGCAACTATGAGCGTGGTCATCGCCGTGGTGGCGGCAAAGTGGTGAACTCGGTCGATCGAGACCGCACTCGTGCCTTGCAATTGATGCAAGATGCGTTGCCACTGGTGGTGAAGGACGACAACAAGGGGGAAGTCGCTCAGTTCTTTCTGAACCTGTCGGAGCAAATGCTCAGCAATCGCGGCATCCATGAAGCCTGGCGCTTGCAGTACCTTACCGACCTTAGCAAGCTGCCCGATCTTGACGACGGCTATTTTCGCTTTCGCGACAGCACCGGCGCTCCGGTCGACGCCGCAGGGAATCCCATCTATCACACCACGTCTGCCACTTGGGAGGCTGCCGAGACTGATGGTCAGCGATGGCGTTGGGCCCAGGAACAAGCGATCGAAAACAGTCCTGCTCTCCGGATGCAGGTCTGGACGCAGTTTGCCTCGTTCCTTCAACAGCAATTCGGTGTGCAGACGATGCAGCGCGGTGGTTTCGGCCGCAATTTTGGTGGACCGACGCGAGACGACGACACGACGAAGGATGAGAGCGGCACGTTTGCACTTCATACACTCAAAGAAACGGAGACGATCGCCAAACTGGCCAGCGGCATCAAGCGTTTCACTCTTCCCGACGAATTCAATCACATCAAGCTCTATCAAAAGATCGCAGCCGAAGACAAAGTTACTTTCGGTGAGCAAGCGCTGAATCAACTCGCCCAGATCTTTGAGAATCGTCGGCAATATCCGACCGCGGCCAAGTATTGGCAGGAGAGTATCACAAGGCACCGCGACACGAACGACTGGAAAAAAAATCGCCTGGAGCAGATTGTCTCCAACTGGGGAACATTCGAAGCCGTCAGCACTCAGCCGGCGGGGAAGGGAGCTACGGTTGATTTCCGTTTTCGCAACGGTAAGAAGGTCAAGTTCGACGCGCGAGAAATCAAAATCGATCTTTTGCTCGCCGATCTCAAGGAGTATTTGAAATCCGATCCGGGCAACCGGGTCGATTGGAATCGCATCAACATCGGCAACATCGGCTGGCGGATCGTGCAGCAGAACGAACAAAAGTTCCTGGACGAAGCGGTCGCTGCCTGGGAGTTGGATGTCGACCCGCGCCCCGATCATTTCGATCGCCGCGTTACAGTCACCACGCCGCTGCAAAAGCCGGGCGCTTATCTGCTAACGGGCACGATGGTCGATGGCAATGTGAGCAAGATTATTTTGTGGGTTGCCGATACGGCCATCGTTCACAAAACACTGGAAGGGAAGCAGCTCTACTTTGTGGGTGATGCCGTCAATGGTGCGCCGATTGCCGAAGCGAACGTCGAGTTTTTTGGCTGGCAGCAGCGGCACTTGGGCGGGAATCGCTTCCAAGTCACCACGACCAATTTCGCCGAAAAAACTGGCCCCGATGGACTGTTAACTCCCGACCCCAAAGACCTGAAGCAAGAATTTCAGTGGTTGGTGATGGCGCGTGGCGATAAGGGACGGATGGCGTTCTTTGGCTTCCAAGGCGTGTGGAATGCGGCCATTCACGACCAGGAATATAATCAGGTCAAAGTCTTTTCGATCACCGATCGGCCCGTCTATCGCCCCAAGCAGAAGGTGAACTTCAAGCTCTGGTTCCGTACGGCCAAGTACGACCAGCCGGATAACTCGGAGTTTGCAAAACGCTCTTTCCCGATCGCCATCTTTAACCCCAAAAACGAAAAGATCCTTAGCAAGACGATCGAGACCGATGACTTTGGCGGACTGTCGGGCGAGTACGAACTGCCCGAGGATGCACAATTGGGTCAATACCGCATTCAACTTGATGCGGGTCACGGTCTGCGTTTTCAAGCGATGGGCGGCAATCACTTCCGGGTGGAGGAGTATAAGAAGCCCGAGTTCGAAGTCAAAGTCGCAGCGCCGACCGAACCTGTAATGCTGGGCGAGAAGATCACTGCGAAGATCAACGCCAACTATTACTTTGGCGCCCCAGTGGCGAAGGGGAAAATCAAATACAAAGTGATGCGCAGCAGCCACAGCGCGAACTGGTTTCCCGTCGCTTCGTGGGATTGGTGCTTTGGTTCAGGTTATTGGTGGTTCGGCTACGACTATCCGTGGTACCGGGGGTTCGATGAATGGGCTGGTTGCCGTCGCCCGTTGCCACCGTGGATTTGGCGCGGCCCGCAACATCCGCCGGAGATTGTCGCGGAAGTTGAACGCGAGATCAGCCCCGATGGTTCGCTCGATGTCGAAATCGATACGGCGATTGCCAAGGAACTGCACGGCGACACCGACCACGAATACACCATCTCGGTCGAAGTGCGCGACGAATCACGTCGAACGATTACCGGTGAAGGAAAGGTGCTGGTCGCTCGCAAGCCGTTCAAGGTCTTCACTTGGGTGAATCGCGGTTTCTACCGTGTCGGTGACACTGTCGAAGCTAATTTCAAAGCTCAGACGCTCGATAATAAGCCCGTCGAGGGAACCGGCGTACTGACGCTATACAAGATCACCTACGACGACAAACGCCAGCCAATCGAAACCGCTGTCAGGCGCTGGGAACTGAATACCAATGCCGAAGGTGTGGCGCAGCAGCAAATGAAGGCCTCGGCAAAGGGGCAATATCGCCTGTCATACGAACTTGTCGACAGCAAAAAACACAAGATTGAAGGTGGTTACATCTTCACGATTGTTGGCGACGGTAACGACGGCACCGATTTCCGCTTCAACAACCTGGAACTGATTCAAGATAAGAAAGAGTACGCTCCCGGCGATCAACTGAAGTTGCAAGTGAACACTGACCGAACTGATAGCACGGTGCTCCTCTTTATTCGGCCGACGAATGGAGTCTATCTGCCGCCAAAGGTCTTGCGGCTGAAGGGTAAGTCAGTCATTCAAGAGATCGAAATCGTTAAGCGCGACATGCCGAATTTCTTTGTCGAAGCGTTGACAATCGCCGATGGTAATGTCTACGTCGAATCGAAGGAGGTGATCGTCCCGCCTGAAAAGCGAATTCTCAATGTCGAAGTTCTCCCCTCGGCTCTGACGTACAAGCCCGGTCAAAAGGCCAAGGTGAAGATCAAGCTGACCGATCTGAATGGTGAGAATTACAGCGGGTCGACGGTGGTTAGCGTCTATGACAAGTCGGTCGAGTATGTTTCTGGCGGCAGCAATGTGCCGGATATCAAAGAGTTTTTCTGGAAGTGGCGTCGTCACCACAATCCGCAAACGCAGGAAAGTCTGGCAAGATCCTCTCACAATATGACTCTGCCCAATAAGCCCGGCATGTCATTCCTAGGTGTCTTTGGCGCTAGCGTTGCTGACGAAATGGGCGAAGCCGATCATCTTGCGGCTAACCTGGGTGACGCTAAAGGCGACGGGGGAGGTTTTGGTGGTGGCGAATTGAAGTTTGCCAGGGGCATGGCAATGGATGGAGCAAACCGCGAGGCGTCAGCAATGCCAATGGCTGCTGCCGCACCGGGGGGCGATATGTTGGCCGACCGCGCAGGAGGTGAACTGCGAAAGAGTATGAACGGAGTGGAAAAGCAACAGGCGGGCCAGGCCGATAAGCCCAGCGCCGGAGGGGGCGGTCCACTTGTAGAACCATCCGTACGTACCAAGTTTGCCGATACCGCTTATTGGAATGCCGCAATTTCCACTGCCAAAGATGGCACCGCGGAGATCGATATCGATATGCCTGAGAATCTCACGGGCTGGAAGATTCGCGTCTGGGGCATGGGGCACGGCACGCGTGTGGGCAGCGGCGATGCAGAAGTCACCACACGCAAAGATCTGCTCGTGCGTTTGCAAGCTCCGCGGTTCTTCGTGCAGAAGGACGAAGTGGTGCTGACAGCCAACGTGCACAACTATCTTCCCAAGGAAAAGGAAGTTACCGTCACGCTCGAAGTACCCGGCAACGTGCTGGAACCCATTAGTGACAAGACCGTGAAAATTATGATTCCTGCCGGTGGTGAGCAACGCGTCGATTGGCGCTGTAAAGTCACCAGCGAAGGGGAAGCTGTGGTGCGCATGAAGGCGCTTACGGACGAAGAGTCCGACGCCATGGAGATGAAATTGCCAAGCTACGTGCACGGCATGCTCAAGACCGAAAGCTGGGCGAGCACCATCCGGCCCGATCAGGCAGTCGGTAAGGTAAACATCACCGTGCCGACCGAGCGGCGTGTCGAGCAGAGTGTGCTTGAGATTCGCTATTCGCCGTCGCTGGCCCTCGCAATGGTCGATGCCCTGCCTTACCTGGCCGAATATCCTTACGACAGCACCGATCAAACGCTCAATCGCTTCCTTCCCAGCGTGATCACACAGAAGACTCTGCTGGGTCTAAATCTGGACCTGAAAGCGATCGGCGAAAAGCGGACGAACCTGAACGCCCAAGAGATCGGCAACGATCGCGAGCGGGCTAAGCAATGGCAGCGGTTTGATCGCAATCCGGTGTTCGACGAAGCGGAACTCACTCGCATGGTGAAGGAAGGGGTCAAAGCCCTTACCGATCAACAGATCAGCGATGGTGGCTGGGGTTGGTTCAGCGGCAGTGGCGAACGGAGCTTCCCGCACACCACCGCCACGGTCGTGCGAGGATTGCAAATCGCCAAGGCCAACGATGTGGCACTCGTACCGGGCACGCTCGAACGAGGCATCGATTGGCTCCGCCGCTATCAGGCTCAGCAACTCGAATTGCTTAAGAATTTCGAGCAGAAGAAAGAGAAGGTTCCGACCAAGCAATTTGCCGACGCGATGGACGCCTTTGCTTACATGGTGCTGAACGACGCCGGCAGCGACAACGTCGAGATGCGAGACCGAATTTATCGCGACCGCATTCAGATTCCTGTCTATGGTAAGGCCATGTTCGGCCTCGCTTTGGATAAGGTCGGCGACCGCGAAAAGCTCGATATGATTATGCAGAATATCGATCAGTTCCTGGTGCAAGACACCGAGAACGAAACGGCTTTCCTGCGATTGCCAGCCAGCAACCATTGGTGGAGTTGGCACGGCAGCGAGATTGAAGCCAATGCCTATTACCTGAAGCTGCTCGCGAAGACGGAACCCAAGGGCGAAAAGGCCCCGCGGCTCGTCAAGTACTTGCTCAACAATCGCAAGCACGCGACCTATTGGCAAAACACTCGCGACACGGCCCTGTGCGTCGAAGCATTTGCCGATTTCATTCGCGCGTCGGGCGAAATGGAGCCAGAGCTGACCGTTGAGGTCTGGATGGATGGCGAAATGAAGAAAGCCGTCGAGATCACGAAGGAAAACCTCTTTACTTACGACAACAAGTTCGTCCTGAGCGGAGCCGATGTAAAAGACGGCAAACACGAAGTCGAATTGCGTCGCCGTGGCAAGGGCCCGATCTACTTCAATGCGTACTTGACCAACTTCACACTCGAAGATCACATCGAGAAGGCGGGTCTCGAAGTGAACGTCAATCGCAAGTACTACAAGCTGAATCCTGTCGACAAGAAGATCAACGTAGCCGGCTCGCGCGGACAACCCGTGTCTCAGAAGGTCGAAAAGTACGAGCGCGAAGAGTTGAAGGAACTAGCGACGCTGAAGAGTGGCGATCTGGTCGAGATCGAACTCGAAATCGATAGCAAGAACGATTACGAGTATCTGATGTTCGAAGACATGAAGGCTTCGGGCTTCGAACCGGTCGATCTCCGCAGCGGCTACAACAGCAACTCACTGGGCGCTTACATGGAACTGCGTGACAATCGCGTGGCGTTCTTCGTCCGCGCTTTGGCCCGTGGCAAGCACTCGGTTAGTTATCGGATGCGAGCCGAGATCCCCGGCAAGTTCAGCGCATTGCCCACACGCGCCAGCGCGGTCTATGCACCGGAATTGAAGGGGAACTCCGACGAGATCAAGCTGCAGATTGTCGACTAA